In the genome of Streptomyces globosus, one region contains:
- a CDS encoding peptidylprolyl isomerase gives MVTSDQRRRQLAREKFERQQKRRAEARRKARQRAVITGAAAAVVAATLVGLVVGGVFDSGKKDGAADPAADPTASASPKASPAPAMAIDQKAKYTFALKTSAGEVKVEMDAAKTPETVNSFKALADKGFFDNTKCHRLTTSGIYVLQCGDPEGTGMGGPGYTIADENLDALGKPNEQGQVVYPAGTVAMANTGRPNSGGSQFFLVYKDSPLAPSYTPFGRIDAGGMKALEEVAKAGTADGGQDGAPKTPVTIEKGTVTRN, from the coding sequence GTGGTCACGAGCGATCAGCGGCGGCGACAGCTCGCCAGGGAGAAGTTCGAGCGTCAGCAGAAGCGGCGCGCCGAGGCCCGGCGCAAGGCGCGGCAGCGGGCGGTCATCACGGGCGCGGCGGCGGCCGTGGTGGCCGCGACGCTGGTCGGCCTGGTGGTGGGCGGGGTGTTCGACTCCGGCAAGAAGGACGGGGCGGCGGACCCGGCGGCGGACCCGACGGCGTCGGCGAGCCCGAAGGCATCCCCGGCGCCCGCGATGGCGATCGACCAGAAGGCCAAGTACACCTTCGCGCTGAAGACGAGCGCGGGTGAGGTCAAGGTCGAGATGGACGCGGCCAAGACTCCGGAGACCGTCAACTCGTTCAAGGCGCTGGCGGACAAGGGCTTCTTCGACAACACGAAGTGCCACCGCCTGACCACCTCGGGGATCTACGTGCTCCAGTGCGGCGACCCGGAGGGGACCGGCATGGGCGGCCCGGGCTACACGATCGCGGACGAGAACCTGGACGCGCTGGGCAAGCCGAACGAGCAGGGCCAGGTGGTCTACCCGGCGGGCACGGTGGCGATGGCGAACACGGGCCGGCCGAACAGCGGCGGCAGCCAGTTCTTCCTGGTCTACAAGGACAGCCCGCTGGCGCCCTCGTACACGCCGTTCGGCAGGATCGACGCGGGGGGCATGAAGGCGCTGGAGGAGGTCGCCAAGGCGGGCACCGCAGACGGCGGCCAGGACGGGGCCCCGAAGACCCCGGTGACCATCGAGAAGGGCACCGTCACCCGGAACTGA
- a CDS encoding MBL fold metallo-hydrolase — translation MLIAGFPAGAWGTNCYVVAPAAGEECVIIDPGHQAAQGVEETLRKHRLKPVAVVLTHGHIDHVASVVPVCGAHDVPAWIHPEDRYMMSDPEKALGRSIGMPLMGELAIGEPDDVRELTDGAGLKLAGLDFTVAHAPGHTKGSVTFRMPEQADIPPVFFSGDLLFAGSIGRTDLPGGSHAEMLESLARVCLPLDDSTVVLSGHGPQTTIGRERATNPYLREVAAGLAADPTAAPRRGM, via the coding sequence GTGCTGATTGCCGGGTTCCCCGCCGGGGCCTGGGGGACCAACTGCTACGTGGTCGCCCCCGCCGCAGGCGAGGAGTGCGTGATCATCGACCCGGGCCACCAGGCCGCCCAGGGCGTCGAGGAGACCCTCCGCAAGCACCGCCTCAAGCCCGTGGCCGTCGTCCTCACCCACGGCCACATCGACCACGTGGCCTCCGTCGTCCCGGTGTGCGGAGCGCACGACGTGCCGGCCTGGATCCACCCCGAGGACCGCTACATGATGAGCGACCCGGAGAAGGCCCTCGGCCGCTCCATCGGGATGCCGCTCATGGGCGAGCTGGCCATCGGCGAGCCGGACGACGTCCGCGAGCTCACCGACGGCGCCGGGCTGAAGCTCGCCGGCCTCGACTTCACGGTGGCGCACGCGCCCGGCCATACCAAGGGGTCGGTGACCTTCCGGATGCCCGAGCAGGCGGACATCCCGCCGGTGTTCTTCTCGGGCGACCTCCTCTTCGCCGGCTCCATCGGACGCACCGACCTGCCCGGCGGCTCCCACGCCGAGATGCTCGAGTCGCTGGCCCGCGTGTGCCTGCCGCTCGACGACTCGACCGTGGTGCTGTCCGGCCACGGTCCCCAGACCACCATCGGCCGCGAGCGCGCGACCAACCCGTACCTGCGGGAGGTTGCCGCCGGCCTGGCAGCGGACCCCACGGCCGCTCCACGACGAGGAATGTGA
- a CDS encoding DUF349 domain-containing protein yields MSSDPWGRVDETGTVYVRTAEGEKVVGSWQAGTPEEALAYFERKYEGLVVEIGLLERRVRTTDLSAKDAQTAIDHLRTQVDEHHAVGDLDALRVRLDKLVATVEARREERRAQKARQADEARTAKEALVAEAEELAQSDQWRSAGERLRALVDTWKGLPRLDRKSDDELWHRFSHARSAFSKRRKAHFAALDAQREDARKVKEKLVAEAEALSGSTDWGPTAARYRELMADWKAAGRAQREAEDDLWNRFRGAQDVFFAARSEVFAERDAEQVENLRLKEELAEEAEKLVPVTDLKAARAAFRSVNERWEAVGHVPRDARAKVEGRMHAVERAIQEAEEGEWRRTNPEARARAAGLTGQLQAAVDKLRAQIDAARAAGNNAKADKLARELEGRQALLDQALKGLEEFGG; encoded by the coding sequence GTGAGCAGCGACCCGTGGGGCCGCGTCGACGAGACGGGCACCGTGTACGTGCGTACTGCCGAGGGGGAGAAGGTCGTCGGCTCGTGGCAGGCGGGCACCCCCGAGGAGGCCCTGGCCTACTTCGAGCGCAAGTACGAGGGCCTGGTGGTCGAGATCGGCCTCCTCGAGCGGCGGGTGCGGACCACCGACCTGTCCGCCAAGGACGCGCAGACGGCGATCGACCACCTGCGCACGCAGGTGGACGAGCACCACGCCGTCGGCGACCTGGACGCGCTGCGCGTCCGGCTGGACAAGCTGGTCGCGACGGTCGAGGCGAGGCGCGAGGAGCGCCGGGCGCAGAAGGCCCGCCAGGCCGACGAGGCCCGCACGGCCAAGGAGGCCCTGGTGGCCGAGGCCGAGGAGCTGGCGCAGAGCGACCAGTGGCGCTCGGCGGGCGAGCGGCTCCGCGCCCTGGTGGACACCTGGAAGGGCCTGCCGCGGCTGGACCGCAAGTCGGACGACGAGCTGTGGCACCGCTTCTCGCACGCCCGCTCCGCCTTCTCCAAGCGCCGCAAGGCGCACTTCGCCGCACTGGACGCGCAGCGCGAGGACGCCCGCAAGGTGAAGGAGAAGCTGGTCGCCGAGGCGGAGGCGCTGTCGGGGTCGACGGACTGGGGTCCGACGGCCGCGCGGTACCGCGAGCTGATGGCCGACTGGAAGGCGGCGGGCCGGGCGCAGCGCGAGGCCGAGGACGACCTGTGGAACCGTTTCCGCGGTGCGCAGGACGTGTTCTTCGCGGCGCGCAGCGAGGTGTTCGCCGAGCGCGACGCCGAGCAGGTGGAGAACCTCAGGCTGAAGGAGGAGCTGGCCGAGGAGGCCGAGAAGCTCGTCCCCGTGACGGACCTGAAGGCGGCCCGGGCCGCGTTCCGGTCGGTCAACGAGCGCTGGGAGGCCGTCGGCCACGTGCCGCGGGACGCCCGGGCCAAGGTCGAGGGCCGCATGCACGCCGTCGAGCGGGCGATCCAGGAGGCCGAGGAGGGCGAGTGGCGCCGGACGAACCCGGAGGCGCGGGCCCGTGCGGCCGGCCTGACGGGCCAGCTCCAGGCGGCGGTCGACAAGCTGCGTGCGCAGATCGACGCGGCGCGCGCGGCGGGCAACAACGCGAAGGCCGACAAGCTGGCGCGTGAGCTGGAGGGCCGGCAGGCGCTGCTGGACCAGGCGCTGAAGGGCCTGGAGGAGTTCGGCGGCTGA
- a CDS encoding replication-associated recombination protein A, translating to MEPDLFTAAAEDRAEKDPAASPLAVRMRPRNLDEVVGQQHLLKPGSPLRRLVGEGAGGPAGSSSVILWGPPGTGKTTLAYVVSQATKKRFVELSAITAGVKEVRAVIEGARRAAGGYGKETVLFLDEIHRFSKAQQDSLLPAVENRWVTLIAATTENPYFSVISPLLSRSLLLTLEPLSDGDLSGLLHRALAEERGLGGAVSLPEDAEAHLLRIAGGDARRALTALEAAAGAALAKGEDEITLGTVEETVDRAAVKYDRDGDQHYDVASALIKSIRGSDVDAALHYLARMIEAGEDPRFIARRLMISASEDIGLADPNALPLAVAAAQAVAMIGFPEAALTLSHATIALALAPKSNTATTAIGAALADVRAGLAGTVPAHLRDGHYKGAAKLGHAVGYVYPHDVPGAIAAQQYAPDAVHGRRYYEPTRYGAEARYADVVEKVRERLRGAGGA from the coding sequence GTGGAACCAGACCTGTTCACCGCCGCAGCCGAAGACCGCGCGGAGAAGGACCCGGCGGCCTCCCCGCTCGCCGTCCGGATGCGCCCGCGCAACCTGGACGAGGTCGTCGGGCAGCAGCACCTGCTGAAGCCGGGCTCGCCGCTGCGGCGGCTCGTCGGCGAGGGTGCGGGCGGCCCGGCCGGTTCCTCGTCGGTGATCCTGTGGGGCCCGCCCGGCACCGGCAAGACGACCCTGGCGTACGTGGTGAGCCAGGCGACGAAGAAGCGCTTCGTGGAGCTGTCCGCGATCACCGCCGGAGTCAAGGAGGTCCGGGCCGTCATCGAGGGCGCCCGGCGCGCCGCCGGCGGCTACGGCAAGGAGACCGTCCTCTTCCTCGACGAGATCCACCGCTTCAGCAAGGCGCAGCAGGACTCGCTGCTCCCGGCCGTCGAGAACCGCTGGGTGACCCTGATCGCGGCGACGACCGAGAACCCGTACTTCTCGGTGATCTCCCCCCTGCTGTCGCGCTCGCTGCTGCTGACGCTGGAGCCGCTCTCCGACGGGGACCTGAGCGGGCTCCTGCACCGGGCTCTGGCCGAGGAGCGGGGGCTCGGCGGCGCGGTGTCGCTGCCGGAGGACGCCGAGGCGCACCTGCTGCGGATCGCGGGCGGGGACGCCCGGCGGGCGCTGACGGCGCTGGAGGCGGCCGCGGGGGCGGCCCTCGCCAAGGGCGAGGACGAGATCACGCTGGGGACGGTGGAGGAGACCGTCGACCGGGCTGCCGTGAAGTACGACCGGGACGGCGACCAGCACTACGACGTGGCGAGCGCCCTGATCAAGTCGATCCGCGGCTCCGACGTGGACGCGGCCCTGCACTACCTGGCGCGGATGATCGAGGCGGGGGAGGACCCGCGGTTCATCGCGCGGCGCCTGATGATCTCGGCGAGCGAGGACATCGGGCTGGCGGATCCGAACGCGCTGCCGCTGGCGGTGGCCGCGGCGCAGGCGGTCGCGATGATCGGCTTCCCGGAGGCGGCGCTGACCCTGTCGCACGCGACGATCGCGCTGGCGCTGGCCCCGAAGTCGAACACGGCGACGACGGCGATCGGCGCTGCCCTCGCGGACGTGCGGGCCGGCCTGGCCGGAACGGTGCCCGCACACCTGCGGGACGGGCACTACAAGGGCGCGGCGAAGCTCGGGCACGCGGTGGGGTACGTGTACCCGCACGACGTGCCGGGGGCGATCGCGGCGCAGCAGTACGCGCCGGACGCGGTGCACGGCAGGCGGTACTACGAGCCGACGCGGTACGGCGCCGAGGCGCGCTACGCGGACGTGGTGGAGAAGGTCCGCGAGCGGCTCCGCGGCGCGGGCGGCGCCTGA
- the hisS gene encoding histidine--tRNA ligase — translation MSTFKAPKGTYDLIPPRSAKFLAVREAIAAPLRNSGYGYVETPGFENVELFSRGVGESTDIVSKEMYTLTTRGGDKLALRPEGTASVLRAALEANLHKQGNLPVKLYYSGSYYRYERAQAGRYRHFSQVGAEAIGAEDPALDAELIILADQAYRSLGLKNFRILLNSLGDKECRPAYRETLQAFLRGLDLDEETLRRAEINPLRVLDDKRPEVQKQLADAPLLRDYLCDACKAYHEEVRALVTAAGVVFEDDPKLVRGLDYYTRTTFEFVHGGLGSQSAVGGGGRYDGLSEMIGGPALPSVGWALGVDRTVLALEAEGVELDIARTTDVFAVALGDAKPTVFGLVTELRRAGVSADMSYGGKGLKGAMKDANRSGARLAVVAGDRDLAEGVVQLKDMESGEQTAVPLDALVESVRTKLA, via the coding sequence GTGAGCACCTTCAAGGCCCCCAAGGGCACGTACGACCTGATCCCGCCCCGCTCGGCCAAGTTCCTGGCGGTCCGCGAGGCCATCGCCGCGCCCCTGCGCAACTCCGGCTACGGATACGTGGAGACCCCGGGCTTCGAGAACGTCGAGCTGTTCTCCCGCGGCGTCGGCGAGTCCACGGACATCGTGTCCAAGGAGATGTACACCCTCACGACCCGCGGGGGCGACAAGCTCGCGCTGCGCCCCGAGGGCACTGCGTCCGTGCTGCGCGCGGCCCTGGAGGCCAACCTCCACAAGCAGGGCAACCTGCCGGTCAAGCTCTACTACTCCGGTTCGTACTACCGCTACGAGCGCGCCCAGGCCGGCCGCTACCGCCACTTCTCGCAGGTCGGCGCCGAGGCGATCGGAGCCGAGGACCCCGCCCTGGACGCCGAGCTCATCATCCTGGCCGACCAGGCCTACCGCTCGCTGGGGCTGAAGAACTTCCGGATCCTGCTGAACTCCCTGGGCGACAAGGAGTGCCGTCCCGCGTACCGCGAGACCCTCCAGGCCTTCCTGCGCGGGCTCGACCTGGACGAGGAGACCCTCCGCCGCGCCGAGATCAACCCGCTGCGGGTCCTCGACGACAAGCGGCCCGAAGTCCAGAAGCAGCTCGCCGACGCCCCGCTGCTGCGCGACTACCTCTGCGACGCGTGCAAGGCGTACCACGAGGAGGTGCGCGCGCTCGTCACCGCGGCCGGCGTCGTCTTCGAGGACGACCCGAAGCTGGTCCGCGGGCTGGACTACTACACCCGCACCACCTTCGAGTTCGTCCACGGTGGCCTGGGCTCGCAGTCCGCGGTCGGCGGCGGAGGCCGCTACGACGGCCTGTCCGAGATGATCGGCGGCCCGGCACTGCCGTCAGTGGGCTGGGCGCTCGGCGTGGACCGCACCGTCCTGGCCCTGGAGGCCGAGGGCGTCGAGCTGGACATCGCCCGGACCACCGATGTCTTCGCCGTCGCGCTGGGCGACGCGAAGCCGACCGTGTTCGGCCTGGTCACCGAGTTGCGACGGGCCGGAGTGTCCGCGGACATGTCGTACGGCGGCAAGGGCCTCAAGGGCGCCATGAAGGACGCCAACCGCTCGGGCGCCCGCCTCGCCGTCGTCGCGGGGGACCGCGACCTCGCCGAGGGCGTCGTCCAGCTCAAGGACATGGAGTCCGGCGAGCAGACGGCCGTCCCGCTGGACGCCCTGGTCGAGAGCGTGCGCACGAAGCTCGCATGA
- a CDS encoding vitamin K epoxide reductase family protein, which translates to MTTTTGDKTVRTVGASRALAWLLVITGAAGLLAAWVITIDKFKLLEDPNFTPGCSLNPIVSCGNIMKSEQASVFGFPNPMLGLVAYGIVICVGMSVLAGARFRRWYWLTFNAGTLFGVVFCAWLTYQSLYSISALCLWCCLAWVATILMFWYVTAHNVREGLLPAPAWLRNFLDEFTWVLPVLHIGIIGMLILTRWWEFWTS; encoded by the coding sequence ATGACGACGACTACAGGCGACAAGACCGTGCGGACCGTCGGCGCGAGCAGGGCCCTGGCCTGGCTGCTGGTGATCACCGGCGCGGCCGGGCTGCTGGCGGCCTGGGTGATCACGATCGACAAGTTCAAGCTGCTGGAGGACCCGAACTTCACTCCCGGGTGCAGCCTGAACCCCATCGTCTCCTGCGGCAACATCATGAAGAGCGAGCAGGCGTCGGTGTTCGGCTTCCCGAACCCGATGCTCGGGCTCGTCGCCTACGGCATCGTGATCTGCGTCGGCATGAGCGTCCTGGCCGGCGCCCGCTTCCGCCGCTGGTACTGGCTCACCTTCAACGCCGGCACCCTCTTCGGCGTCGTCTTCTGCGCCTGGCTGACGTACCAGTCGCTGTACAGCATCAGCGCCCTCTGCCTGTGGTGCTGCCTGGCCTGGGTCGCCACCATCCTGATGTTCTGGTACGTCACCGCGCACAACGTCCGCGAGGGACTGCTGCCGGCGCCGGCCTGGCTGCGGAACTTCCTCGACGAGTTCACCTGGGTGCTGCCGGTGCTGCACATCGGGATCATCGGCATGCTGATCCTGACCCGCTGGTGGGAGTTCTGGACCTCCTGA
- a CDS encoding RelA/SpoT family protein: MPDEVQPLSAAQPDPQADRAAAPPATPPPAPPAKPAKPAHTRPAPAKSAGSSNRVRARLARLGVQRSNPYNPVLEPLLRIVRSNDPKIETATLRQIEQAYQVAERWHRGQKRKSGDPYITHPLAVTTILAELGMDPATLMAGLLHDTVEDTDYGLEDLRRDFGDAVTLLVDGVTKLDRVKFGEAAQAETVRKMVVAMAKDPRVLVIKLADRLHNMRTMRYLKREKQEKKARETLEIYAPLAHRLGMNTIKWELEDLSFAILYPKMYDEIVRLVAERAPKRDEYLAVVIDEVQTDLRAARIKATVTGRPKHYYSVYQKMIVRGRDFAEIYDLVGIRVLVDTVRDCYAALGTVHARWNPVPGRFKDYIAMPKFNMYQSLHTTVIGPGGKPVELQIRTFDMHRRAEYGIAAHWKYKQQTVAGASKIRTDVPQAAKGTAGQDTVNDMAWLRQLLDWQKETEDPGEFLDSLRFDLSRNEVFVFTPKGDVIALPAGATPVDFAYAVHTEVGHRTIGARVNGRLVPLESTLDNGDLVEVFTSKAEGAGPSRDWLGFVKSPRARNKIRAWFSKERRDEAIEHGKDAIARAMRKQNLPIQRILTGDSLVTLAHEMRYPDISSLYAAIGEGHVAAQGVVQKLVQALGGEEAANEDIEESVPPSRARTKRRGSADPGVVVKGVDDVWVKLARCCTPVPGDPIIGFVTRGSGVSVHRADCVNVDSLSQQPERILEVEWAPTQSSVFLVAIQVEALDRSRLLSDVTRVLSDQHVNILSAAVQTSRDRVATSRFTFEMGDPKHLGHVLKAVRGVEGVYDVYRVTSARRP, from the coding sequence TTGCCAGACGAGGTCCAGCCACTCTCCGCCGCGCAGCCCGACCCGCAGGCCGACCGTGCCGCGGCGCCCCCCGCCACGCCCCCGCCGGCGCCGCCCGCCAAGCCCGCGAAGCCCGCGCACACCCGGCCCGCGCCGGCGAAGTCCGCAGGGTCGTCCAACCGCGTCCGGGCCCGGCTCGCCCGCCTCGGCGTCCAGCGTTCCAACCCGTACAACCCGGTGCTGGAACCCCTCCTGCGCATCGTCCGCAGCAACGACCCCAAGATCGAGACGGCCACGCTGCGGCAGATCGAGCAGGCGTACCAGGTCGCCGAGCGCTGGCACCGAGGCCAGAAGCGCAAGAGCGGCGACCCGTACATCACCCACCCGCTCGCGGTGACCACGATCCTCGCCGAGCTCGGCATGGACCCGGCCACCCTGATGGCCGGCCTGCTCCACGACACCGTCGAGGACACCGACTACGGGCTGGAGGACCTGCGGCGCGACTTCGGCGACGCGGTCACCCTCCTCGTCGACGGCGTCACCAAGCTGGACCGGGTCAAGTTCGGCGAGGCGGCACAGGCCGAGACCGTCCGCAAGATGGTCGTCGCCATGGCGAAGGACCCGCGCGTCCTCGTCATCAAGCTCGCCGACCGCCTGCACAACATGCGCACCATGCGCTACCTCAAGCGGGAGAAGCAGGAGAAGAAGGCCCGCGAGACCCTGGAGATCTACGCCCCGCTCGCCCACCGCCTGGGCATGAACACGATCAAGTGGGAGCTGGAGGACCTCTCCTTCGCGATCCTCTACCCCAAGATGTACGACGAGATCGTCCGGCTGGTCGCCGAGCGCGCCCCCAAGCGGGACGAGTACCTCGCCGTCGTCATCGACGAGGTCCAGACCGACCTCCGGGCGGCGCGCATCAAGGCCACCGTCACCGGCCGCCCCAAGCACTACTACAGCGTCTACCAGAAGATGATCGTCCGCGGCCGCGACTTCGCGGAGATCTACGACCTGGTCGGCATCCGCGTCCTCGTCGACACCGTCCGCGACTGCTACGCGGCACTGGGCACCGTCCACGCCCGCTGGAACCCGGTTCCGGGGCGGTTCAAGGACTACATCGCGATGCCCAAGTTCAACATGTACCAGTCGCTCCACACCACGGTCATCGGCCCGGGCGGCAAGCCCGTCGAACTGCAGATCCGCACCTTCGACATGCACCGCCGCGCCGAGTACGGCATCGCCGCGCACTGGAAGTACAAGCAGCAGACCGTCGCCGGAGCCTCCAAGATCCGCACGGACGTCCCGCAGGCCGCCAAGGGCACCGCCGGACAGGACACCGTCAACGACATGGCCTGGCTGCGCCAGCTCCTCGACTGGCAGAAGGAGACCGAGGACCCCGGCGAGTTCCTCGACTCGCTGCGCTTCGACCTCTCCCGCAACGAGGTCTTCGTCTTCACCCCGAAGGGCGACGTCATCGCCCTGCCCGCCGGGGCCACCCCCGTCGACTTCGCGTACGCCGTCCACACCGAGGTCGGCCACCGGACCATAGGCGCCCGCGTCAACGGCCGCCTCGTCCCCCTGGAGTCCACCCTCGACAACGGCGACCTCGTCGAGGTCTTCACCTCCAAGGCCGAAGGCGCCGGACCGTCCCGCGACTGGCTCGGCTTCGTCAAGTCGCCGCGCGCCCGCAACAAGATCCGCGCCTGGTTCTCCAAGGAGCGCCGCGACGAGGCCATCGAGCACGGCAAGGACGCCATCGCACGGGCCATGCGCAAGCAGAACCTGCCGATCCAGCGCATCCTGACCGGCGACTCCCTCGTCACCCTCGCGCACGAGATGCGCTACCCCGACATCTCGTCCCTCTACGCCGCGATCGGCGAGGGCCACGTGGCCGCGCAGGGCGTCGTCCAGAAGCTCGTCCAGGCCCTCGGCGGCGAGGAGGCGGCCAACGAGGACATCGAGGAGAGCGTCCCGCCGTCCCGCGCCCGCACCAAGCGGCGCGGCAGCGCCGACCCGGGCGTGGTCGTCAAGGGCGTCGACGACGTGTGGGTCAAGCTCGCCCGCTGCTGCACCCCCGTGCCCGGCGACCCGATCATCGGGTTCGTCACCCGCGGCAGTGGCGTATCGGTTCACCGCGCGGACTGCGTCAACGTCGACTCGCTCTCCCAGCAGCCCGAGCGGATCCTCGAAGTCGAGTGGGCGCCCACCCAGTCCTCGGTCTTCCTCGTCGCCATCCAGGTCGAGGCCCTGGACCGCTCCCGCCTGCTCTCGGACGTCACCCGGGTCCTGTCGGACCAGCACGTGAACATCCTCTCCGCGGCCGTCCAGACCTCCCGCGACCGGGTGGCCACCTCCCGGTTCACCTTCGAGATGGGCGACCCGAAGCACCTGGGACACGTCCTGAAGGCCGTGCGCGGCGTCGAGGGCGTCTACGACGTCTACCGCGTCACCTCGGCCCGCAGGCCGTAG